The following coding sequences are from one Homalodisca vitripennis isolate AUS2020 chromosome 7, UT_GWSS_2.1, whole genome shotgun sequence window:
- the LOC124366855 gene encoding uncharacterized protein LOC124366855 — translation MTDCGRCVRPIPKTGKNAPKVDCAECKLSFHGKCVDLTPDDIQYYVENNTVWRCEACAKERRKSMALESSMTSTITNEDVFNLVSELRKDLRGVEAGLGKSINTAFEELKETKGLVSKQGEEMSALLELVNKLSTENAALRNKVAMFGSRMDDIEQYSRRDTIEIHGIPADRGEQIVEVVKTVGRALDLTIDENMISACHRLRNREGSGKPPGIIVKMTRRMDAEAVLQKRRVKRNLNTHDIGLTASPAMPIYINESLSPGRRRLLNAAREKKSEKHYTYLWIRGGKILMRKAEGEPVKVVTSLADLDKL, via the coding sequence ATGACTGATTGTGGTCGCTGTGTGAGACCGATCCCTAAAACTGGGAAAAATGCTCCTAAGGTGGATTGTGCTGAATGTAAATTGTCATTTCATGGAAAATGTGTCGATCTTACACCTGACGACATTCAGTATTACGTCGAAAACAATACCGTATGGAGGTGTGAAGCTTGCGCCAAGGAACGACGTAAGAGCATGGCCCTTGAGTCATCTATGACGTCTACCATTACCAATGAGGATGTTTTTAATCTAGTATCGGAATTGAGAAAGGACCTGAGAGGAGTTGAAGCTGGACTGGGCAAATCGATCAACACTGCCTTTGAAGAGTTAAAAGAGACTAAAGGCCTGGTTAGTAAACAAGGAGAGGAAATGTCAGCACTCTTAGAACTTGTAAACAAACTCTCCACGGAAAACGCTGCCCTCAGGAATAAGGTCGCTATGTTCGGGAGCCGTATGGACGACATCGAACAGTATTCCAGGAGGGATACTATCGAGATACACGGTATCCCGGCTGATAGAGGAGAACAGATCGTCGAGGTGGTGAAAACAGTGGGGCGAGCCTTGGACCTGACGATAGATGAAAATATGATCAGTGCTTGCCATAGACTGCGAAACAGGGAAGGATCTGGCAAGCCCCCTGGAATTATAGTGAAGATGACCCGACGCATGGATGCTGAGGCTGTCCTCCAAAAAAGGCGAGTGAAGCGTAATTTAAATACGCACGATATAGGCCTAACTGCAAGTCCTGCGATgcctatatatattaatgaaagccTGAGCCCTGGACGACGCCGACTTCTGAACGCAGCCCGGGAAAAGAAAAGTGAAAAACATTACACGTATCTATGGATCAGAGGAGGCAAGATATTAATGAGGAAGGCGGAGGGCGAACCTGTGAAAGTTGTAACTTCGCTGGCGGACCTGGATAAATTGTGA